From a region of the Ktedonobacterales bacterium genome:
- a CDS encoding serine hydrolase: MDTGQQDPGIRNQLARVSWRYRPLKAMRKWNIHLIDLLILAGVTLIAAIVLTHGDAAPAASRPTSQQSIRNVIEAPPTTGVPPACPTLRPDPSFGVSLIDTQTGQPLCEHNPDGIAQPASTTKVMAALLTAKYLQARRLSLDTLITVQPIDKQVEWDAAVAYLQAGHSYSVRVLLYMASILSAADAVMVLARFVAGSRQGFLALMNDQARLLGMRHTHYTSPYGYASTPPDHWQQGEQASVGNYSSAHDMALMMAAFAKYPDVVTIFGASAYHQGGIWLSRSSGYVITDSWIGLSTAAGERGKNLHLPFQVLAVKKGCMWCGESYHKLSYVMLVRFQQAVVAAAFLYTTQNYSAPSVGDMLATLLWAFHQCDQPAYSGYCQ, from the coding sequence ATGGATACAGGCCAGCAAGACCCTGGGATACGAAACCAGTTAGCAAGAGTTAGTTGGCGCTATCGCCCACTGAAGGCAATGCGCAAGTGGAACATACATCTGATTGACCTGCTCATCCTGGCGGGCGTCACCTTGATCGCAGCTATCGTACTCACACATGGAGATGCTGCGCCAGCCGCGTCCAGGCCGACATCCCAGCAGAGCATCCGTAATGTCATCGAAGCGCCGCCAACGACGGGCGTTCCGCCAGCCTGCCCAACCCTGCGGCCCGACCCCAGCTTCGGAGTCAGCCTGATCGACACGCAGACCGGCCAGCCGCTGTGTGAGCATAACCCCGACGGCATCGCTCAGCCAGCCTCAACCACCAAGGTGATGGCTGCCTTGCTCACCGCCAAATATCTGCAAGCGCGGCGTCTGAGCCTTGATACGCTGATTACTGTGCAGCCAATTGATAAACAGGTGGAGTGGGATGCCGCAGTAGCCTATCTTCAGGCAGGCCACAGCTACAGCGTGCGCGTCCTCCTCTATATGGCCTCCATCCTCAGCGCCGCCGACGCCGTCATGGTTCTGGCTCGTTTTGTCGCCGGATCACGCCAGGGCTTCCTGGCTCTGATGAACGACCAGGCGCGGCTGCTGGGCATGCGGCACACCCACTACACCAGCCCCTATGGCTACGCCAGCACCCCGCCCGATCACTGGCAGCAGGGCGAGCAGGCATCAGTCGGCAACTACTCCAGCGCCCACGATATGGCGCTGATGATGGCCGCCTTCGCAAAGTACCCCGATGTCGTCACGATCTTTGGGGCCAGCGCCTATCACCAGGGAGGCATCTGGCTGAGCCGTTCAAGCGGCTATGTCATCACCGATAGCTGGATCGGACTCAGCACAGCGGCTGGCGAACGCGGGAAAAACCTGCACCTGCCCTTCCAGGTGCTGGCCGTGAAAAAAGGCTGCATGTGGTGTGGGGAGTCCTATCACAAGCTCTCCTATGTCATGCTGGTACGCTTTCAGCAAGCGGTTGTCGCGGCAGCCTTCCTGTACACCACGCAGAATTACTCTGCCCCGTCTGTCGGTGATATGCTGGCGACCCTGCTCTGGGCGTTCCACCAGTGCGATCAGCCCGCCTACAGCGGCTATTGCCAGTGA